The Aspergillus nidulans FGSC A4 chromosome VIII genome contains the following window.
TCATCCTGGCAAGTCAGAGGCGGAATCCCGTCTTTATCCAGATAGTCAAACATCAGAAGTCCCCTTTCCTTCCACTTCCCTGCCCTTGTTGACATATGCATATCTAGGAGTCTTCGCCGCGCAGCAAAGTACATCCCTATCGCATGCTCGGATACAGCTTCAATATTGGAGTTTGGGCAATTGCAGACAACGATTCCCCTTTTACTGCAGGCCTCAAGGTCGATGCAGTCGAAACCGGAAGCGACCATGACAATAAGCTTGAGATGCGGTGACACATCGCGAGACAGTGCGGCAGCATCAACTCGGGCGGCGGATAGAATTATTATGGAGGCGTCACGAATGCGATCTGGAACCTCGGCCGACGATGTCCAATCGTAGACGGTTTGCGAGTAGGTGAACGGTGCGGGGAGTTCAAACTTGGGAATCTCGAGTACCGATCCctggaggaagacgatgtgaTGGTGTTCAGCTGATGGGAGGGGCATCCTGGCGACTTTCTATAATTATTGAGCTAAGACTGAAATATTTGAATGGAGCTCGGACGGCGCCTGGTAAAGATCATTGCCGGTCGTGTTGGAGAGACATTTTGGACCATGGACGGTGGGGCGGGCGCCCTGTGAGTGACAAGATGAACCAAGGATATTTCCATAGCTGAAGCTGAGCATGCGACAAGCTCAGATCTCCATTGACGAATATCCTTGAAGCTCAATGCAATTGACCTCGAGAACGACTGGGCAGTAGCAGCGAAGTAGACAGGAAAAAATTCAACGATGGTAGCAGCACAGCAGGTCGTGTAGATGAACTTCGGATCTCGGCCAGTGGTGGAGAATGGAGAATGGAGATCTGGGCTTATCGCTTATCGGCTGCTTATTCATCACAGCTGGTGACGCTATTTCACTCCTCACTGAATCTCCGCTCCCCATGCTCGACTCCCTCTGTACATTTGTCCTCCCGAGCTATGGCCCGATGAATAACATGTGCCTTATGGTCATATGAACTCTTAATATAGTCCTTATGCATGATTAGAGAAAAGTCGATGCGACTGCTGATTTAATGAACTACCAGTCCATTACGCCAGGCGCCGAGCCGGGCATTACCGACAACCCCAGTATGCCTTCACCACATACAGCCACATTTGGTGATGAATCCTACGCGATGGCTCCTCGAAGCTTCACCTTGAGGTCTCTGCTGGTCGGGATCGTTATTGGAGCTCTGATCACTTTTTCGAATACATACTTTGGCTTGCAAACTGGCTGGATCAGCACTATGGCTATGCCGTCAGCATTAATCGGATTTTCGGTCTTCAAAGTCTTCTCCAAATATCTCTCCTATCCATTCACGCCCATCGAGAATGTGTTGATACAAACAGTGGCCGGCGCTGTGGGGACAATGCCTCTTGGCTGTGGCTTCGTCGGCGTTATCCCTGCTCTGGAGTTTCTTATAAGGGACGGAGAAGACGGTCCGTCAGGCGGCGAGGGTACTGGTGAGGGTGGCCCGCTGAAACTGAATTTTGGCAAGCTGGTTCTCTGGAGCTTGGGAGTCTGTTTGTTCGGCGTTGTTTTTGCTGTTCCGCTAAGGAAGGAAGTGATCATTCGTGAAAAACTGAGGTTTCCTAGTGGAACAGCGTCTGCCTTGATGTTGAGAGTTCTGCATGGAAGTGGGCAGAGCGAAAAAGGTGCGAACTCTCGCATTGACCAGTCGATGGAGGACCAACGGGACGCAGAGGATGTACAACCTTTACTGGCACAGGGTTCCGCACAAACGGAAGCTGTGTTGCAGCAAGATATGACTAGCACTGATAACTTGAAAAGAGATTGGAGGTCTAAAATGCGTCTTTTGATCGGCGCGTTCGTGGTCTCTGGAGTTTACGTAAGGCCCTTGTTTGTTGGTTATTGAACTCTCTATTGACATCGGCAGACACTTTTCTCCTACTTCGTACCTCAAGTCCGCGACATACCAATCTTAGGCCTCCCCCTTGCTCAAAATTGGCTTTGGACACTGAATCCGTCTCCGGCATATGTCGGACAAGGGATCATTATGGGTCCGTCGACCTGCGCTCACATGCTTTTCGGGGCTGTATTAGGATGGGGTGTTTTGTCACCGCTTGCGAAATCTCGCGGATGGGCGCCTGGCCCCGTGGATAGCTGGGAGAATGGGAGCAAAGCTTGGATTGTATGGGTTTCGTTGGCCATCATGCTTGCAGACTCAATCGTCAGCTTAGGCTGGCTGGTACTGAAGCCGGCTCTGGTAATTGCGCCGAAGGTCCTAAAGAGGATTTCAAATACCCGAGCTGGAAGTTGGATTGCTTCAAAAAGCCCTAAAATTGTGCCCCGCTCTTACAACTACTCCGCGTTGAGTCCTATAACAGAAGAGTCATCAGGCCCGAGCAGTCTCGCGCACGCTGAAACGCGCTGGAGagccgatgaggatgaagatgcgcCGCCATCTCAACTCATTTCCATGCGTACGGTACTCTTTCTACTTCCCCTAACTCTGCTCCTGAACGTTATTTGTATGCACATTGTCTTTGGCGATGTCATATCTCCCCTCCTTTCAAGCCTTGCCACATTGCTCGCTGTCCTTCTATCAATAATGGGCGTCCGTGCGCTAGGAGAGACAGATCTCAACCCGGTATCTGGCATCAGCAAATTAACGCAGTTGCTTTTCTCGCTTGCAACCCCATCGTCGCATTTTTCGCGACGCACCGCCCTCATAACTAACCTCCTTGCGGGTGCCGTATCCGAATCTGGCGCCCTTCAAGCCGGTGATATGATGCAAGACCTGAAAACAGGCCACCTTCTCGGCGCGAGCCCCAAAGCTCAATTTTATGGCCAGATAATTGGCAGCCTTATCGGTGCTGTTCTTTCTACGGCCGTCTACAAGATGTATGTCAACGTCTACCCGGTACCTGGCCCTATGTTTCAAACGCCCACGGCATACGTCTGGATATTCACCGCCCGTCTCGTCACTGGCCAAGGCCTGCCTCCGATGGCGTGGGAAGCCTCCTCGGTTGCCGGTATTATTTTTGTagccatcaccatcctccgAATTGTCGCTGCTTCACCGATTGCCAACGGCGGCCGACCAGTTGGCACCCCCGCGCCTTGGCGATCCTGGATCCCTGGTGGTATCGCCGTCGCCGTAGGCATATTCAATGTACCGTCTTTCACCCTTGCTCGAGCCATCGGCGGTCTTATCGCGTGGTGGTGGTCTCGTGCCCACACAAACCACACAAAGAAGGATGATGGATTCAAACCAGCAACTGAACCCGCTCAGTCGGTCCTATCACGTCGACCAGTCGAAAGCGAGAATCGTAAACCTACGTCTCCAGTTGCTGGCAAcgctgatgatgacgccGATGCCGCTTCATCTAGCGTTGTCGTTTTGGCTTCCGGGCTGATTCTTGGCGAGGGAATCGTGAGCATCGTGAATCTCCTTTTGGCCAGTGGACGTGTTCCCCATCTTTGAGTGGATATCGCTGAATGGCTTCCTCAGGGCATATACCTGTCTGGGTATAATGTATAGACATTGGTATTATCCTAGATACGCAATCGATAGCAAACACAATAGACTGTCCTATTCGTATATGCATGAACAGGAGCAGCTACATACAGCGCTGGCACACTAGTCGGGCTGCTTTTGATTGTTTGGGTATATCATTGACACATATCATATATGCCGCCAGTGCAATGGCTGTCAAcatttctgctgctgagcatTTGAACTGTTGTTCTACCACTGACGGCCCCAACCTTGTAAGGCGTTACGGCGCATACTTTGCCGCTATTATTGAAGCTGAATCCTGCAGATACGATGGCTTAGGGTTTGGCTTGAAAAAGACCTGCGTGCATTGATCACAATCCCTACTGGCACTCCAGCCCCATTCACCTGTGATACTATTGGCTGGCTCTAAGACATTGAAGCAAAATGTCGGAGGTGATTGAAACTACCTTTCTAGTTATATGGTCAGCTCGCGTTTTGTTGGGTGACGAGACAGACATCACGTTTGCGGGTTATCGCCCGATAATTTCCTAAATCGCGCATTTTCCCTTAACATTATGCATTATCCTTGGCCACAAGGTAGCATATATATATCGTATATAGGACGCACCAGAGTATAATTAATTTGGGGTACTGAACAATGATTGTGTACATCTATATCGTAGCAGTGGAGGTGGACCGGCGTCAGGTGATTTACAagcctggatcttctgcCAGCATTGTCCCCACCATGATTGTCAACATTGTTTCGCCTTAACAATGGAGTGGAAAAAGACCCTTAGCTTCACAGACCGTTTGAGGACCATCCAGTCTCTGTAAGTGTCCTTCAGAAACGACCACGGCACATGCTTACGCTCAGTACCAGGACTACTGCTTACCAGCAAGCGTCTTGTTCTGCGGCATTTGCCGAAGCACAGTCCCAAGCTCGAAAGATTGAGAGCGAGGCATACGAACAAGCTGGGTCCAAGGTTTGTCAGATGTCGTGTTCACCATGATGAACGAACTCTAATTTGCACAGGAAGAGTATGATCAAGTCTGCCAGCAAGCACTTGATGCAGCAGAGGTCACCGTGTCAAAGACATTCAAGAGTGATCTAGACGATGACACAAACGTCGCAAATCAAGGGAATGGCGAGCAGATTGGGCCGTACCAAAACTGTATCCATGTCTTTGACGGCCTTCATTCCACGATCTATAAATCCTCGTCGGAGAGCGGCGCTCTCGTTGCGCTGAAGATCACGACCCCTCATCTACTAGAGCCGCCACACGACGCCCACCGCGAGGCTCAACTCTTGCGTGAGGCAGCTAACGAGCACATAATTCCCTTATTAGATACATTGAAACTCGATGGGGGCCGGTTCGGCCTCGTGTTCCCATACAAGAAGCATGATCTTGAAACTCTCTTCCGGCGGGACGTGTTGACCGCCGCGCAGACAAAATCTGTCCTACGCGACATGTTCAGCGCAATAGCGTCTATCCACAGTCTAGGAATCATACATCGTGATATCAAGCCGTCAAATATTTTACTCGACTCTCCGAGCGGGCCAGCGTATCTCGCGGATTTCGGAATAGCCTGGAGAGAAGGGAGTATTGAAGCTGAACCGGCCGATAAGAAGATCACTGACGTCGGGACCACATGCTATCGGCCACCGGAAGTCTTATTTGGCCATAAGGGTTACAACACGGCTCTCGATCTTTGGGCGGCAGGGTGTGTCGTCGCAGAGGCTATTACTGTTGGACACAAACAGCTTTTCGATGCCGGGCCTGTCGGAAGTGACCTCTCACTTATCCAGTCTATTTTCACTACTCTGGGCACTCCAGATGAGCAGACCTGGCCGGTAAGTCAGTTTCAATAATAGCAGGAGCGTGCTAACGGGTTCTAGGAGTCTAAGAAGCTTCCGGACTGGGGTAAAATCGAATTCTACAAATATCCAGCTAAGCCTTGGGATGATATTCTACAGGGGTCATCTTCTAATGGTCGTGACCTTGTCAGCAGACTGGTGTCGTACGAGAGCGGCCAGCGTCTCTCTGCTGCAGAGGTGTGTTTTTTGGTCTAACCAACTGTATCGCGGATTTGTGTAGCTTGACTAATACATGGTTTGCAGGCTCTGCAGCATCcgtatttctctagctcgAAAAAATCTACAACGGCTGTCTAATTTAGGCTTCTGCCGACACATACACTTCGCTTATTAGACCCCGTCAAGGTTATAATCAGGCATATGGAAGGTTACATACGGCCTGTCGTAGCCCCCTTGAGATATGTCGAGCTATATTGGTATATCAATGTGGCTCATATCACAAACGCCCATATGCTTGTCAGCCACGGAAATACCGAAATTTTCAAGTTAGACAGGCTAGCCTTCTATTTTGCTAATCAAATTAACAAAACAGATGCGATTCTCTTCAAGGCAGTGGTTTCGGCTTTCATTCTATATGAACGGCATTCAAAATCGCCTGAAGGTTGGTCAAAGCAGGGCAGTAGTCGAGTTGGGCTCATTATGAGATGATGGAGACATTCCAGATACGGAAACAATTGTGATTGCGAATTCGCGCAGGGTATGGAAGGATACGAAAAGATGAAATATTGTATATCAATCTGGTCCTCCTATTGAGCACTCCTTCTCCGCAAGTTCACCGTCGTCTGATTTGAGACGCGGACTCGAGGCAAATATGGCGTCCCTTCCAGCCCTCTAGACAAGACCCTCTAATTTCTCTTGCCCTGGCGGATTATGTTGCACGGGTGCAGTTAGGGAACACAAGATGAGGAAGGCAATTGCTCTCAGAAAGTTTTGACGTCTGATTTGAGTTCTGGAGGGGTAATACCTAAAGGGAAATGCGGCTGTTTGTGTTCCATATACTTTTGTAAAGGGTTGTGGCTTGATCAAGGAAGACCAACTTCCCAGCCTCTAGTAACGAATCCGCACCCTGTattcctctccatcttttcGGCGCAGTCCTGTGTTTCACTTGAGCTTTTCCAGTTAGCTTGAGTGATAACGCCTCCGCGCATCTCTGCCGGAAACACGCAAGATGGGTCGCTGAGGCGCGTGCAGCGCTGGCAGCCTCCTGAGGCACCCGCAATAGGAACGCTTTTGTCTTTGTGGCGCACACAGCGTGTGCGTGCGTATCTCTTGGGGATTATTGTTTGTATATAATCTTTGATTCTAGGAGAAcaaggaagagggagatgagAAAAGACGGATACAGGTCTAATCGGAATCGGAGTCGGAGTAGGAGTCAGCAGAGTTGTCTATCACTCTCTCGCCCTTACCACCTGTAGGGGGATAAAATGAGCTTAGAACTTGGCAAAGGGATGGATGAATGGGCTAGAACTAAGAAGTGGTAGCTCTAATATTTCTTCCTTGTCATGTAGTGCACATCACGGTGCAGGGAGATTGCAGATCATGTCGTCGTGAATGCCGAACGTAATATGGACCTCTTGATGGGTTACTCGTGCATGCGGCTTGATCCATTATCATTGGAGAAGTTATCATACGCGGTGTatatgctgctgcagaataGGCAGTATGGGTTCAGAATGCAGACAATTCCGGTGAATTGAGGGAGTATGATGCAGAACATGAGCATggggaggaaaggaaagcgGAAATTTGGTGGCTCAGAAGAGTTACTGAACAGCAGGCTCTTGGGATGTTACTATTTATGTTCAATGGTGAGGCGATCCCGTGTTGCTCCGCTGGCTGACGTTGTCATAGATGGTCGCATTCCGTCGACAGCTCTATATGCTATATACGCATTGGGTCGGCCAATACGCTGAAGCTCTGGCTGGAAGGGCTGAGTATCCGACAGATGAAAGGCTCAGGACGTACCTCAAGATCCAGGTCCTGGTGCGTCGAAGCCAACACTGATTAGTGAGGAGCGGTGATTTTTGCATCCCGATGATACAGGATCTTCAATGTGGGACGAGGCAATTGAGCTTAGGACACAGCAACTGGCGCTGAACGAGAATCTTCTGGCTTCAATCGATAGTGATACATGTGACGACTGTAAGCTGTTGTTGGCCTCTATAACCTGAGTAATTAGTGGGCTAACAAACGATATGGATTCTCGTGTCGAGTTAGGAGGAACCGCCGGAATGATACTAGGCCAGGCACTGGTTGATAACAACATATCTTCGAGCTTTGGGAAGTTGAGCAGTTTGAGGCCCTCGAAGACTCTGCACAATACGTGATTAACATTGTTTTTGGCCGCCCCTATTCCAACTGTGTGGGACACTTTCCTGCCTCGGCATATGCCTCAGTCTGGTACTGTCTGCTTGTTCTTTCTTAATCAAGTATATTCTTCCATCTTGGTGAGATCAAACCCCTGAGGTGGATAAGGAGAGTATCCGTCATATAGGGGTTGGCGTTATGGTGAACTTCAAGAACCTCACCGCCGAAATTGGAGAGAATATTTCTGGACGAGCTCGAGTAACGCGATCATGAATATGCTGCCTTGTTTGGAGAAAGCGAATGGCAACTTCAGTGGCCGTCCTCAAACGGACTTTGCTGGACGTGACGTCCATAAGCAAGCCCATGATTGACCCCCACAAGATTACGAACTGGGATCGAATATATTTCGACAACCTGAATATTTGGGGAACGCCTCACTCTGGGACATTTGGTTTCAGTCAACAAATTACCTGGAAGCGAAAGTGTGGCAGATGCTCGACAATGTTACCTGGTTTGGTCCAGTAGCGGGGGATCACTCAGCCTTGATTACGATGGAATCGAATGAATAAATCCTAAGGTAGGACAAGCTCCGAGTTTGGTCAACAACTTTAGGATTTCGACCACAGCTCACATCTGTTGCAGTGTGCACAGTCGTGGAACCAGCCACGGCTGCCGGCTGTATAACAACCAGAATTTCCAACGCTCTTGCAGGTTAACTTTCACGACGAACTCAATAATTGACCAAACTCGACCTCCATTAAACTCAGAAACACGACTTCTATATGTTTCAGcctcgagcagctcgagtAGTTCGAACCTCGGGCGGAGCAGTGGCTGAGCGTGAGGCCGTTGTAGCCGAAGAAAACGGGCCAAGCGGCGACGGACTGTTTCAAGTCGGCCCTAAGTGGATGGGGTGACCTCTTTAATCTTCTGTTATAGAAGCGCCGGCAAGGCTGAGAGCATAATCTGCGACCAAAGAACCCGTGAAAAAGGGACAACGAATTGTCGCAGAGCATCTTCGAGAATTGccagtcgcagtcgcagctcGCTTGGCATGTGCTTACGGACGTACTCCTTATGCAGAGCAGGGTTGCTGCTCGGAATGGTTGGGAAGTGATCAGCGATGACCACTAGACGCAAGCGTCTTATGAACCCGTATTCTCCGTCCTGCTCGCATAATTCCTTGGTTTTTCGTCAGACCGAATCAGATTAAGGTGCAACTTCTTGGACGGAGTAATGTCTGAGCCACGGTTCGCCATTCATCGTAACTCGGATAATGCCCAGGTATTGATCGCCCCTGACCCAACACAACGAGAGACTTTTTCTTCAGGCAGCGTGAGTGGGATAGCTAGGGAGACTGGGTGAACAGCATTGTCTTTGTTGCTCCGGAACTCAACGATAATTCTTTAAAAAAATAACAGGAATAGCATGCTCGCTTCGATAAAACTCTGCGAGATGTGGCCAATGTGGACATGATCTTGTTGCCTTGAGGATTGACGGGGCGAAGATGGAATCAGACCCCGTCACTGGACCCTCGTGCGGTGTGCCCCGGCCTGTTTAAATGAGCTTACCTTACAGAAACCAGGAACCGTAATTTACCTCCGCCAGATCCAAGCGACAAGCGCTGTGATTGGCCACTAGCAATAGTCTCATTTTAAGTCTCGGTAAATAACCGTCACAGTTCCTCAATCAACAATCTCCCACCTTGTCATCAGAAGCTCTCGgatctcctcttcgtctcaTCTCACGCAACTCTTGAGgccttcccttcctttctcACAGTTCGCGGGACTCCTGCGACTCTTCATTTC
Protein-coding sequences here:
- a CDS encoding cyclin-dependent serine/threonine-protein kinase cak1 (transcript_id=CADANIAT00001971), translated to MEWKKTLSFTDRLRTIQSLTTAYQQASCSAAFAEAQSQARKIESEAYEQAGSKEEYDQVCQQALDAAEVTVSKTFKSDLDDDTNVANQGNGEQIGPYQNCIHVFDGLHSTIYKSSSESGALVALKITTPHLLEPPHDAHREAQLLREAANEHIIPLLDTLKLDGGRFGLVFPYKKHDLETLFRRDVLTAAQTKSVLRDMFSAIASIHSLGIIHRDIKPSNILLDSPSGPAYLADFGIAWREGSIEAEPADKKITDVGTTCYRPPEVLFGHKGYNTALDLWAAGCVVAEAITVGHKQLFDAGPVGSDLSLIQSIFTTLGTPDEQTWPESKKLPDWGKIEFYKYPAKPWDDILQGSSSNGRDLVSRLVSYESGQRLSAAEALQHPYFSSSKKSTTAV
- a CDS encoding OPT family oligopeptide transporter (transcript_id=CADANIAT00001970), translating into MAPRSFTLRSLLVGIVIGALITFSNTYFGLQTGWISTMAMPSALIGFSVFKVFSKYLSYPFTPIENVLIQTVAGAVGTMPLGCGFVGVIPALEFLIRDGEDGPSGGEGTGEGGPLKLNFGKLVLWSLGVCLFGVVFAVPLRKEVIIREKLRFPSGTASALMLRVLHGSGQSEKGANSRIDQSMEDQRDAEDVQPLLAQGSAQTEAVLQQDMTSTDNLKRDWRSKMRLLIGAFVVSGVYTLFSYFVPQVRDIPILGLPLAQNWLWTLNPSPAYVGQGIIMGPSTCAHMLFGAVLGWGVLSPLAKSRGWAPGPVDSWENGSKAWIVWVSLAIMLADSIVSLGWLVLKPALVIAPKVLKRISNTRAGSWIASKSPKIVPRSYNYSALSPITEESSGPSSLAHAETRWRADEDEDAPPSQLISMRTVLFLLPLTLLLNVICMHIVFGDVISPLLSSLATLLAVLLSIMGVRALGETDLNPVSGISKLTQLLFSLATPSSHFSRRTALITNLLAGAVSESGALQAGDMMQDLKTGHLLGASPKAQFYGQIIGSLIGAVLSTAVYKMYVNVYPVPGPMFQTPTAYVWIFTARLVTGQGLPPMAWEASSVAGIIFVAITILRIVAASPIANGGRPVGTPAPWRSWIPGGIAVAVGIFNVPSFTLARAIGGLIAWWWSRAHTNHTKKDDGFKPATEPAQSVLSRRPVESENRKPTSPVAGNADDDADAASSSVVVLASGLILGEGIVSIVNLLLASGRVPHL